From Moraxella sp. K1664, one genomic window encodes:
- a CDS encoding AAA family ATPase — protein MLPIQSKIQILLNKLNQIVLDKQEVITLAVSCILADGHLLLQDLPGMGKTTLAHSLAILLGLDFNRVQFTNDMLPADILGMMIYNQSEQSFSFRKGAVFTQLLLADEINRSSPKTQSALLEAMEEGQVTQDGQTYALPKPFFVIATQNPAQQSGVYPLPESQLDRFLMCVSLGYPSPKAERELLEGRDRRAMMGELTPILTSEEVIQAQREVKDIYIAPVVLDYLQKLVAKTRSSQEYHGLSPRGVLALKRACQAYAYVSGQDNVAIDDVQAVFSAVADHRLGQRFVPFHHLGGLTEMTIARRILDEVAID, from the coding sequence ATGTTACCCATCCAATCTAAAATCCAAATTCTGCTAAACAAACTAAACCAAATCGTCCTTGACAAGCAAGAAGTCATAACCTTAGCTGTGTCCTGTATTTTAGCGGATGGGCATTTGCTACTTCAAGACTTGCCCGGCATGGGTAAGACCACATTGGCACACAGCCTTGCCATATTATTGGGGCTTGATTTTAATCGTGTGCAATTTACCAATGACATGCTTCCTGCTGATATTTTGGGGATGATGATATACAACCAAAGCGAGCAGAGTTTTAGTTTTAGAAAAGGGGCAGTGTTCACTCAGCTACTGCTTGCTGATGAGATTAATCGTTCCAGTCCCAAAACACAGTCAGCACTTTTGGAGGCGATGGAGGAGGGGCAAGTAACCCAAGATGGACAGACATACGCTCTGCCCAAGCCATTTTTTGTCATCGCAACTCAAAACCCCGCCCAACAATCGGGCGTATATCCACTGCCTGAATCACAACTTGACCGCTTTTTGATGTGTGTCTCGCTGGGCTATCCATCACCCAAAGCCGAGCGTGAACTGCTAGAAGGGCGAGACCGCCGAGCGATGATGGGTGAGCTTACCCCGATTTTAACTAGTGAAGAAGTGATACAAGCTCAGCGAGAAGTCAAAGACATCTACATCGCCCCTGTGGTGCTAGACTACCTACAAAAACTGGTTGCCAAGACCCGTTCAAGCCAAGAATATCACGGCTTATCCCCCCGTGGCGTGTTGGCGTTAAAGCGTGCCTGCCAAGCCTATGCCTATGTATCAGGACAGGACAATGTGGCGATAGATGACGTGCAGGCGGTGTTCTCGGCGGTGGCTGACCACAGACTGGGACAACGGTTTGTGCCGTTTCATCATTTGGGTGGCTTGACCGAGATGACCATTGCCAGACGTATTTTGGACGAAGTGGCGATTGATTGA
- a CDS encoding DUF58 domain-containing protein, which yields MKSSAHRLTHPLTHPIKNKLNEFFARRSPRKDVVSLGLRNVYIFFSRQGLLFALLLIATFVTGVNYGNNLVLGLCFYLFGIWLVTVFYTFVQVASIDVRFVESSLSETGSIGYVTLELSTRSGKASRQIEAVFDDKHEIVQKMLSGQAREDFMNARTIITPTLGKSVLVRLPVYTPTRGVMTLPRLVISSRYPLGVMRAWAYVHLASPMFVHPKPIPFDWQNDKRAVASESDERSAISVAGQSDFEMLDEYQEGESLARVSWSHVARGAGMLTKHFGDSLGREWCLDYDDMPSGSHEMRLSELTHAVQAIATQGMPFMLVLPSGAGKIGVGDEFVRQCLLRLAKEP from the coding sequence ATGAAATCATCTGCTCATCGCCTAACCCACCCACTGACTCATCCCATAAAGAACAAGCTCAATGAGTTCTTTGCCAGACGCTCACCACGCAAAGACGTGGTGTCGCTCGGACTGCGTAATGTCTATATTTTTTTTAGCCGTCAAGGACTGCTGTTTGCCTTGCTACTCATCGCCACTTTTGTGACGGGGGTCAATTATGGTAATAACTTGGTACTGGGGCTGTGCTTTTACCTGTTCGGCATTTGGCTCGTGACCGTGTTTTATACCTTTGTGCAGGTGGCGAGCATTGATGTGCGGTTTGTTGAGTCCAGCCTGTCTGAGACAGGGTCGATAGGTTATGTGACTTTGGAGCTGTCCACCAGAAGTGGTAAGGCATCACGGCAGATAGAAGCGGTGTTTGATGATAAGCATGAGATTGTCCAAAAAATGCTCTCAGGGCAAGCACGAGAAGACTTTATGAATGCTCGCACCATCATCACGCCAACGCTGGGCAAATCGGTACTGGTCAGATTACCCGTCTATACGCCCACTCGGGGGGTCATGACCTTGCCCCGTCTGGTCATCAGCAGTCGTTATCCGCTCGGGGTCATGCGTGCGTGGGCGTATGTGCATTTGGCAAGTCCGATGTTTGTACATCCTAAGCCTATCCCCTTTGATTGGCAAAATGACAAGCGAGCGGTGGCAAGCGAGAGTGATGAGCGAAGTGCCATTAGTGTGGCAGGGCAAAGCGACTTTGAGATGTTGGATGAATACCAAGAAGGCGAGAGTCTGGCACGGGTGTCATGGTCGCACGTGGCACGGGGGGCAGGCATGCTTACCAAGCACTTTGGCGACTCGCTTGGGCGTGAGTGGTGCTTAGATTATGATGACATGCCATCAGGCTCGCATGAGATGCGTCTTAGTGAGCTGACCCATGCAGTGCAAGCCATCGCCACACAGGGCATGCCCTTTATGCTTGTGCTACCGAGTGGGGCAGGCAAGATAGGCGTGGGCGATGAGTTTGTCCGTCAATGCTTGCTAAGACTTGCCAAAGAGCCTTGA
- a CDS encoding transglutaminaseTgpA domain-containing protein yields the protein MNSTFHDFGQGRKTLTTSPQKFWQKILALPAYHWLLLAMASLVLPHAMGIPAWLLVALIISVIMQKPSIKARLYRLSGGRLRRIYQVVQVLLFLGGTVAIWVSFGQAFGVDVAVSFLVLCFVAKAWELYEKRDAYVALNLALFTLASAFLIRQDLSVAMVGLPTLMMILVGFIAISDDDNADGSGRLRALGMITLPAIPLLVVLFLFFPRLPPMWSLPMAGKSATTGVSDSMSPGDFSNLSQSTELAFRAEFDGQMPNRHEMYWRGLVFSDFDGVTWRQSEFSPHFWPSRDGDTPPAWAMSAYQGMEHHYQVILEPTEQNWLFALDYPRLHPERGMGMTGDFTLRHYYPISTQKRYRASYFSQPKVDIELTDIQKHINLRLPKDGNEQARAFARELYAQTGDPVRYAQAVQNFITTGGFSYTLSPPVLRDDRIDEFLFGTKAGFCEHYASSFTFLMRSAGIPARVVAGYQGGELGRDGQSWEVRQMDAHAWTEVWFDGQGWVRIDPTAFVSPDRVEQGMNAVTDAGGASMFGDGVAGQWSYQQFKMLQTLRRYSDQMGYYWQKNVVGYDQDEQKDSLFKWFNITSFAQQFWTLVGGVGVLAVLFVGVMMYRRRRQYHGLDVPLVKLSAGLAKQDKTWGKGASEPYLTWLDRLKTPNNAEDIDELKSLYRKHRYGRDGRVDKAVVGQMMSIVKRLVGRAR from the coding sequence ATGAACAGCACTTTTCACGATTTTGGTCAAGGTAGAAAAACCCTAACCACAAGCCCCCAAAAATTTTGGCAAAAAATCCTTGCCCTGCCTGCCTATCACTGGCTACTGCTTGCCATGGCGTCGCTTGTGTTGCCCCATGCGATGGGCATTCCTGCGTGGCTACTGGTCGCACTCATCATCAGTGTCATCATGCAAAAACCCAGTATCAAGGCACGCCTATACCGCCTAAGTGGTGGGCGACTACGCCGTATCTATCAAGTGGTACAGGTGCTACTATTTTTGGGTGGTACAGTGGCGATTTGGGTGAGCTTTGGGCAGGCGTTTGGCGTGGATGTGGCGGTCAGCTTTTTGGTGCTGTGCTTTGTGGCAAAGGCGTGGGAGCTCTATGAGAAGCGGGACGCTTATGTGGCGTTAAACCTTGCGTTATTTACACTGGCGTCGGCTTTTTTGATACGACAGGATTTGAGTGTGGCGATGGTGGGACTGCCGACACTCATGATGATATTGGTGGGCTTTATCGCCATTAGTGATGATGACAATGCCGATGGCTCGGGGCGACTGCGTGCGTTAGGCATGATAACCCTGCCTGCCATCCCCTTGCTTGTGGTGCTGTTTTTGTTCTTCCCCCGTCTGCCCCCGATGTGGTCACTGCCGATGGCGGGCAAATCAGCGACGACGGGCGTTTCGGACAGTATGTCACCAGGGGATTTTTCTAATCTGAGTCAATCGACCGAACTGGCGTTTCGTGCTGAGTTTGATGGACAAATGCCGAACCGCCATGAGATGTATTGGCGTGGATTGGTGTTTAGTGATTTTGATGGGGTGACGTGGCGACAAAGTGAGTTTTCGCCCCATTTTTGGCCATCACGAGATGGCGATACGCCCCCAGCATGGGCGATGAGTGCGTATCAAGGCATGGAACATCATTATCAGGTCATCTTAGAGCCGACCGAGCAAAACTGGCTGTTTGCTCTAGATTATCCACGTTTGCACCCTGAGCGTGGCATGGGCATGACGGGCGATTTTACCCTGCGTCATTATTACCCGATTAGCACCCAAAAACGCTATCGTGCCAGTTATTTTAGTCAGCCCAAGGTGGATATTGAACTCACTGATATCCAAAAACACATTAATCTGCGTCTGCCAAAAGACGGTAATGAGCAGGCTCGTGCCTTTGCCAGAGAGCTCTACGCCCAGACTGGCGACCCTGTCCGCTATGCACAAGCGGTGCAAAACTTCATCACCACGGGCGGATTTAGTTACACGCTCTCGCCCCCTGTGTTGCGAGATGACCGCATTGATGAGTTTTTGTTTGGGACAAAGGCGGGGTTTTGTGAGCATTATGCATCCAGTTTTACCTTTTTAATGCGTTCGGCAGGCATTCCTGCTCGGGTGGTGGCAGGCTATCAAGGCGGTGAGCTTGGGCGTGATGGGCAAAGCTGGGAAGTGCGTCAGATGGACGCACATGCATGGACGGAAGTGTGGTTTGATGGACAAGGCTGGGTGCGTATTGACCCGACCGCCTTTGTCTCGCCTGACCGTGTGGAGCAGGGCATGAATGCAGTCACTGACGCTGGCGGTGCGTCCATGTTTGGCGATGGTGTGGCAGGGCAATGGAGTTATCAGCAGTTTAAGATGTTACAGACATTGAGACGTTACTCTGACCAGATGGGCTATTATTGGCAAAAAAACGTGGTCGGCTATGACCAAGATGAGCAAAAAGATTCGCTCTTTAAATGGTTTAATATCACAAGTTTTGCTCAGCAGTTTTGGACATTGGTCGGGGGCGTGGGAGTGCTTGCTGTCTTATTTGTGGGCGTGATGATGTACCGACGTAGACGGCAGTATCATGGGCTAGACGTGCCACTTGTGAAGCTCTCGGCAGGGCTTGCCAAACAGGATAAGACATGGGGTAAGGGGGCGAGCGAGCCTTATCTGACTTGGCTTGACCGTCTAAAAACGCCAAATAATGCGGAAGATATTGATGAATTAAAGAGCTTGTATCGCAAACACCGCTATGGGCGAGACGGACGGGTGGACAAGGCGGTGGTCGGTCAGATGATG